In Humulus lupulus chromosome 6, drHumLupu1.1, whole genome shotgun sequence, a single genomic region encodes these proteins:
- the LOC133785115 gene encoding uncharacterized protein LOC133785115 has product MRILAYGVSGDFVDKYLRIAENTATECLKKFVKAIIGIFSHEYLRSPNENDIARLCAVGDSRGFPGMLGSIDYMHWKWIYCPSAWKGMYCGHIHEPTIILEVVASYDLWIWHAFFGLPGSHNDINVLEHSSVFRELAEGHARKVNYSINGNDYSMGYYLVDGIYPSWSTFVKTIHAPHGRKNKHFAATQESARKDVE; this is encoded by the coding sequence ATGAGAATATTAGCTTATGGAGTCTCTGGAGATTTTGTAGATAAATACTTGCGGATTGCAGAAAATACAGCAACCGAGTGTTTGAAAAAATTCGTTAAGGCTATCATTGGCATATTCTCCCATGAATACTTAAGATCCCCAAATGAGAATGATATAGCTAGATTATGCGCTGTTGGAGATAGTCGTGGGTTTCCTGGGATGTTAGGAAGTATTGATTACATGCATTGGAAATGGATATATTGTCCAAGTGCTTGGAAAGGAATGTATTGTGGTCATATTCACGAGCCAACTATAATTTTAGAAGTTGTAGCGTCATATGACCTCTGGATATGGCATGCATTTTTTGGATTACCAGGCTCCCATAATGATATTAATGTCCTAGAACACTCTTCTGTTTTTAGAGAGCTTGCTGAAGGACATGCTCGAAAGGTCAACTACTCAATAAATGGAAATGACTATTCGATGGGCTACTATCTTGTCGATGGTATATATCCTTCATGGTCGACGTTTGTCAAAACAATTCATGCTCCACATGGCCGTAAAAATAAACATTTTGCAGCAACTCAAGAATCAGCAAGAAAAGATGTAGAATGA
- the LOC133785117 gene encoding glutathione S-transferase T3-like encodes MDSQLHGVHSFSTLLQQGEESYNDYLPSLNDLESQYTPSNPEDWSSRKTKSRKGNFSTEEDNLLVLAWLNTSMDPINWVDQSKYSFLSRVHEYYEKNKKSISSERSSWSIRNRWSTIQLATNKFCGALAQYERRSPSRANEQDKIEKAKEFYRKSVAEGSSMKAKRRSIIQDGHAPEFIDEDTAAPSLDVNLERPIGKKAAKKRKRQEDNSSNLIDLVIEIKGERIKSNAEKGEIRKEYACIAKERLELDKQKEENEIMRRELEIMRVDVSTLSPTQQEYFRTLQLEILEKQSLESHDLDGVWAGIFGILER; translated from the exons ATGGACTCACAACTCCATGGGGTTCATTCCTTCAGTACACTGTTACAACAGGGGGAAGAAAGCTACAATGACTATCTCCCATCTTTGAATGACTTAGAGTCGCAATATACTCCATCCAATCCAGAAGATTGGAGTAGTAGAAAAACTAAATCTAGGAAAGGAAATTTTAGCACAGAAGAGGACAACTTGCTAGTTTTAGCTTGGCTGAATACTAGTATGGACCCAATCAATTGGGTTGATCaatcaaaatattcatttttgtcTAGAGTTCATGAATATTATGAGAAAAACAAAAAATCTATATCTTCTGAACGTAGTTCATGGTCTATTAGAAATAGATGGTCTACTATCCAACTTGCTACCAATAAGTTTTGTGGGGCCTTAGCTCAATATGAAAGAAGGTCTCCAAGTAGGGCTAATGAGCAAGATAAG AttgagaaagccaaagagttctACCGAA AATCTGTGGCTGAGGGTAGTAGTATGAAAGCTAAAAGAAGATCAATAATTCAAGATGGTCATGCACCAGAGTTCATAGATGAAGATACTGCAGCACCATCTTTAGATGTGAATTTAGAGAGACCAATTGGAAAGAAGGCTGCAAAGAAGCGAAAGAGGCAAGAGGACAACTCTTCCAATCTTATTGATTTGGTGATTGAAATAAAAGGGGAGAGAATCAAATCTAATGCTGAGAAGGGAGAAATTAGGAAAGAGTATGCCTGCATTGCAAAAGAAAGgcttgaattggataaacagaaAGAAGAGAATGAAATCATGAGGAGGGAGTTAGAAATTATGAGAGTAGATGTATCAACTTTATCTCCAACGCAACAAGAGTATTTCCGTACCCTCCAATTGGAAATACTTGAGAAGCAAAGTCTAGAAAGCCATGATTTAGATGGTGTTTGGGCTGGTATTTTTGGTATTCTTGAAAGGTAA